In the Triticum aestivum cultivar Chinese Spring chromosome 2B, IWGSC CS RefSeq v2.1, whole genome shotgun sequence genome, ACTCCTTATATTAATCCCCGTAAACTTTTGTTGATAGTTATAAAATAAGTACTAGGAGGCAAACGATCACTAGCAATAAGCCAAGATGTGTACTAGACATGGATCGGAGTAGCATATACATATATACGTGAAACTGACACAATAAGCATGGCCATGGAAACTGGGTAACGGCCGCACACGCCGAAcctgttgtccatttaactgttgTTCTGTTTTAGCTGCAAAGGTAGGTAAATATGTATACTCCTGCACGTAATTGTTTTTTGATAACCCTGCACGTGGGTAGTACACTCGAGTGTCTCGCCTACATATCAGTAGCATGCATGTTTAAAGGTCAACACTCAACAGTGTTACACTGGatcggttcgaccaagaattaaTTCCTAAACCTACGGACAGTTGATTACAGAACGTGTTTATATGTGGACTAATTTCCTCGTTAATGGCACATCTAAATCATCCTTAGATCCCGTAAAAAAAACCATCCTTAGATGTACCTTTAATTACCGGTTGGTCGAACAATATGTTCCCATattttttccccgcaaaaaaaaatatgTTTCCATATTTCGTATTTTTTTTCAATTGAAGCATTTAAATCTTTTTATAGATAACAAAACTAATTTTGAGAAGAAAAAAACAAGAATGGTTTTTTTGGCAGGGTAAAGGGAGTTTTATTATTCGATAGTGACAGGATTACATTCTGCTAATACAAGATCGTGAATTGACAATGATTTGCAAAATATCTAATACTAGTATTGCGTTGATTTCTTGAAAAAATATCAGTTTTACAAAGAATAGACATGTTTGCATGAACCGCCAATAATTTACTACGTAGTAAACAATTTCTAAAGACAAGCAATTAATCCAGAATGTCGCTACCGGACGCGACTATGACTTGACACTGTACCTAGAACTTTTCTTTTGAGTGCACACTGTACCTAGAACTAGTGGGCCACTCGACAAAGAAGGTACTAGCAAGTATAGAAACATGAGCGAATCCATGAGTTGACTTCACAGCTAATCTCCTACATGAATTTCTTCAAATACTAATTAAACCTCCTACATTAAAGGGAGAAAACCCAAATATAGACATCGGTTGCATACCTAATTAACCCATGAATACTTGTCTCCCGTCTACTTTGCCTTTTCTCGGTTGGACACGCGAGCTAACTCTGCCTGCCGGCCTTGATTTGCAGGTGACAAGTCGCAGATCAGGAAGAGATACATGCACCTAACGGAGGAGATCCTTCAGGAGAACCCCAACATGTGCGCCTACATGGCGCCCTCCCTGGACGCGCGCCAGGACATCGTCGTCGTGGAGGTCCCCAAGCTCGGCAAGGCGGCCGCGCAGAAGGCCATCAAGGAGTGGGGCCAGCCGCGGTCCAAGATCACCCACCTCGTCTTCTGCACCACCTCCGGCGTCGACATGCCCGGCGCCGACTACCAGCTCACCAAGATGCTCGGCTTGCGCCCCTCCGTCAAGCGCCTCATGATGTACCAGCAGGGCTGCTTCGCCGGCGGCACCGTGCTCCGCCTCGCCAAGGACCTCGCCGAGAACAACCGCGGCGCGCGCGTGCTCGTCGTCTGCTCCGAGATCACCGCGGTCACCTTCCGCGGCCCGCACGAGTCCCACCTCGACTCGCTGGTCGGCCAGGCGCTCTTTGGCGATGGCGCGGCCGCGGTGATCGTCGGCGCCGACCCCGACGTGTCCGTGGAGCGTCCCCTGTTCCAGCTCGTGTCCGCGAGCCAGACGATCCTGCCGGACTCCGAGGGCGCCATCGACGGCCACCTCCGGGAGGTCGGGCTCACCTTCCACCTGCTCAAGGACGTGCCCGGGctcatctccaagaacatcgagcgtGCGCTAGAGGAGGCCTTCAAGCCACTGGGCATCGACGACTGGAACTCCGTCTTCTGGATAGCGCACCCAGGCGGCCCGGCGATCCTTGACATGGTCGAGGCCAAGGTAAACCTCAACAAGGAGCGGATGCGCGCCACCAGGCATGTCCTCTCCGAGTACGGCAACATGTCCAGCGCCTGTGTCCTCTTCATCATGGATGAGATGCGCAAGCGCTCTGCCGAGGATGGCCACGCCACGACCGGCGAGGGAATGGACTGGGGCGTCCTCTTCGGCTTCGGCCCCGGCCTCACGGTGGAGACCGTCGTCCTCCACAGCGTCCCCATCACCGCCGGGGCAACCGCATGATCATCGCTCCTTCTCCATTTATCTTCCCCATGCATGGAAAACAACCTACTACATACAGCTTCTACTGCCGAGTTTGTACCATATATATTCTACCGTGCGTGGTTTGTACTATGTGTTGGTAGATGCATTCGATCTCCTGTTAGTCTGTGTCGCGCACGCCGTTGCATACTTACTAGTAGTAACACAACCGAGCTTTTACAGGTTTATTATAAGCAAAGTGTGGTCATAATGTGGAGTGTGAGGTGTATTTACCTGTGTACGAAAAGATTGGCTGTTCAATTTGAACCTTATGTGGTTGGAAAGCAAATGGTGATTCTTTCAGAGCTTTATTGAAATACATATTCTCCTATCTCCTACCTTTTGTTTATGATGAATATAATGCTTCATTTAATTCATAATGTAGCGTCAAGGAGGTACAAACCATAATGAACATACTCCTCGCCTCTAAAAGAACCCAGCCTcatgcatcaaattatctaccacacacacacaaaattgaatgtttctagtatttattttgattgtTCTCGTCAGGGTGCAGCTGAGCCTAGGCTCGGAAGTGGATTACCGATATATAATCATATAGTCCAACACATATTACTCAGCAAGCACATATAGCATGACAACCTCATAGGTCCATAGAAGCAACAAGTCACATATATACAACACTCTCCAACAAGCATGCATATAGCATGACAACCTCATATAGGTCCATAGCATAATAAGAATACAAGCAACATAGACACTCCAAGAACAAGTTTAAAACCAACAAGTAGCATAGACACGTCAAGAAATGCAATGAGCTTCATCGTCGACAGCGTCCGCGATGAAACCTACAAGTTCAGAAGCACATGCATAAGTTTGCAAGTTCAAATGTCAAACGAGCTACTAGGGGTAAGTTTCAAGCTCTTTATCAAAAGATGTGCACACTTAAGTTAGAATGTGTTGCTTATGGCATTTGTGAGAATATATTAGTGGTGTGGAAGTTGTGTCTATGGACACAAAATCATATAATTTATGATAAAGCGGTGATGACATCAATGGTGGTTGCTTATCTCATCGAAAGAGGTGACTTTTCATTGCAATCAAATGCAAGCAAACATATCAAGAACTAGCCTGGCCTGGAGTCATTGTTGCTTGGAGATCGAAGGGGCATGAGTTGTAGGTGTCACTAGCTTCCTTGTGAAGGGCTAGATGCACCTCCTTGAATATTGTTCGATCCAGCACTCGGATTGAGATGTAAACATGAGACGGTAAGATGTATCAGGTAACGATGAAAATGGTGATTGAAAAGTATCGGAAGAGAACTCACAAAGTGGAAGTTAGGAAGAGGAGGAATGATCTTGTAGATCTCCGCCTTGCATAGCCCCTATACTCAACATACCTTTGTTGAGCATGTATGGTTACATGTTCTAAGATGATTGATGGATGGAATCATAGGCTACTATGGTAAAGAACTTGCCACGAAAAGGAGTGTACACCTTCCATCGTAGACTACATGTTGTAGTGCCAGTATCTCCTACAGCTGCTGGATTTGgagcgactgtcggtgtcaaaaccggcggatctcgggtagggggtcccgaactgtgtgtctaggcggatggtaacaggagacaagggacacgatgtttttacccaggtccgggccctctcgatggaggtaaaaccctactcctgcttgattaatattgatggtatgggtagtacaagagttgatctaccacgagatcagcgaggctaaaccctagaagctagcctatggtatgatcgttgttcgtcctacggactaaaaccctctggtttatatagacaccggagagggttagggttacacagagtcagttacaatgggaggagatctacatatccgtattgccaagcttgccttccacgccaaggaaagtcccatccgcacacgggacgaagtcttcaatctagtatcttcatagtccgggagtccggccaaaggtcatagtccggcaatccggacaccccctaatccaggactccctcagcgaccttCCTTCGTCTTTCTCTGGGCCTTCTCCGCCTATCTCTCGGGCTCCTCCAATACTCCCGCTTCTTCATCCATTTGGGCCTACATTATGTCCTCGCAGGGTCATCCCCGTTGCAATGCAAGCATGTAATCATGTGCAAGATCAATGAAGAACGACATAGCTGCATTGAGTTAAGCACTGCCATTGCTGGCTACGAACGACGCTCTAGCTTCATTCGTTAAGCATTGAGTTAAGCATTGAGTTAATCATGTGCAAGATCAATGAAGAACAACATAGCTGCATTGAGTTAAGCATTGCCATTGATGGCTACAAACGACGCTCTATACTAGGCTTGAACTAGCACATAGCTTGGAGAGACTTCGAATGCCATCTATAGGGACTAAACCATTGCCAACCCATACTGCCATTCTTTAGCCCTTCTCCTGCCGACATAGCAACCTCAGGGTCGATGTGCTCCTCAAGTAGATCAGTCGCGGCCCCATGCACCGCCTTTTACTTCTTCATGTATCCCTCAACCCTCAACTTGGCTCTTGGCTTGACCCACCACGGCCCTGAAATCTCCAGATTCAGCTACTTTTCCTCATGCGTATAAAAGAAAGCCCTAAAGAAGTGATACTCCATTTCTTACCCTCTTCTACACGACGCGGAGGAGGGTGAGGTTGTCATGATGATGTGTTGGACCACTCATCAGGCCACACCAATCCGATGCAGCTGCATGCTCCTCCATGTACTTCTTCATTATCCACCTAGATACGATGGTCTCATAGCAAGGGAGCTTGTaggtgctgttggaaatatgccctagagccaatagtAAATGTTATTAATTATTTTCACGTTTGTAATTAATGTTCATTTTTTTGCTATAGTTGTAGTGGTTCTCGAGTATGAAATATAAACGAGATTTGACAGAAACTCGTgtgcatgtgtggaataataaatggcAAGTAGCTAGATTCCTAGTCtcacctctaagactagctcatgtGTTGCATGATGGCCCTATTTTCCTGATGATGGGAAAGTTAAAGTAACGAGGATCCCGACAACAATGGGAACAAATGGTGTAACAATAGTTGTGTTGAACAGACCCGGTAAATTGATATACTATGAGATCACATCAGCACGAGTTATTAGTATAATCACACAAATGTTAATGtatgcataattccttagaccatgatagtaTCAAGTACCTTCATAATGGATGTTTTTTGGGGTTCGTCAAACATTACCCATAATAGGATGACCATAACGGCAACTTTGAGGTGTATctgaaattgttggaaatatgccctagaggcaataataaaatggttattattgtatttccttgttcatgataattgtctattgttcatgctataattgtattaactggaaaccgtaatacatgtgtgaatacatagaccacaacatgtccctagtgagcctctagttgactagcttgttgatcaacagatggtcatggtttcctgaccatggacattggatatcattgataatgggattacatcattaggagaatgatgtgatggacaagacccaatcgtaagcatagcacaagatcgtgtagttcatttgctaaaagcttttctaatgtcaagtatcattttcttagaccatgagattgtgcaactcccggataccgtaggaatgctttgggtgtaccaaacgtcacaacgtaactgggtggctataaaggtgcactacaagtatctctaaaagcgtctgttgggttggcacgaatcaagactgggatttgtcactccgtatgacggagaggtatctctgggcccactcggtaatgcatcatcataatgagctcaatgtgactaagtagttagtcacgggatcatgcattactgaacgagtaaagtgacttgccggtaatgagattgaacgaggtattgggataccgacgatcgaatctcgggcaactaaagtactgattgacaaagggaattgtatacgggattgcttgaatcctcgacattgtggttcatccgatgagatcatcgtggaacatgtgggagccaacatgggtatctagatcccgctgttggttattggccggagacatgtgGGAGATTCACCCCTTGCCCCTaacgcagccctccccctctccaactccacctcctcctcagtagtgcttgacgaagccctgccggagaactgcaagctccaccaccacgccgtcatgctgccggagctctcgctcaacttatcctctccccttgctgaatcaagaaggatgagacgtccccgggttgtacgtgtgttggaCGCGGAGGCGGCGTCcattcggcgttagatcggatcttccgcgatttgattcgccgcgagtacgactcccttaTCCGCATTCTagtgacgcttccgcttagcgatcttcaaaggtatgaatatgctcatcctctccctctcttgttgctagaatctccatagattgatcttggtgatgcgtagaaaattttgaattatttctatgttccgcaacagtggcatcatgagttaggtctatgcgtagattatatgcacgagtagaacacaaagtagttgtgggcgatgatttgttcaatttgcttaccgttactagtcttatcttgattcggcgacattgtgggatgaagcgacccggaccgaccttacacatacgcttacgtgagacaggttccaccgacggacaagcacttgttgcataaaggtggctagcgggtgccagtctctcccactttagtcggatcggattcgatgaaaagggtccttatgaagggtaaatagcaattggcatatcaccgttgtggctcttgcgtaggtaagaaacgttcttgctagaaacacatagcagccatgtaaaacatgcaacaacaattagaggacgtctaacttgtttttgcagggtatgctatgtgatgtgatatggccaaaagaatgtgatgaatgatatgtgatgtatgagattgatcatgttcttgtaataggaatcacgacttgcatgtcgatgagtatgacaaccgcaggagccataggagttgtcttaatttgttgtatgacctgcgtgtcattgaaaacaccatgtaattactttactttattgcaaaccattagccatagtagtagaagtaatagttggcaagacaacttcatgaagacacgatgatggagatcatgatgatggagatcatggtgtcatgccggtgacgaaggtgatcatgctgtGCCTCaaagatggaaatcaaaggcgcaagatgatattgtccatatcatgtcactttatgatttgcatgtgatgtttgtcatgtttacatcttatttgcttagaacgacggtagcataaataagatgatccctcactaaaatttcaagaaagtgttcccgctaactgtgcaccattgcgaaagttcttgtttcgaagcaccacgtgatgatcggatgtgatagattctaacgttcgcatacagcgggtgtaagccagatttacacatgcaaaacacttaggttgacttgacgagcctagcatgtacagacatggactcggaacacaagagaccgaaagatcgaacatgagtcgtatagtagatacgatcagcatgaagatgttcactgatgatgactagtccgtctcacgtgatgatcggacacggcctacttgactcggatcatgtatcacttagatgactagagggatgtccatctgagtgggagttcattaaattagatgaacttaattatcatgaacatagtcaaaaggtctttgcaaattatgtcgtaacttgcgctttagttctactattttagatatgttcctagagaaaatttagttgaaagttgatagtagcaattatgcggactaggtccgtaaactgaggattgtcctcgttgctacgcagaaggcttatgtccttaatacaccgctcggtgtgctaaacctccaacgtcgtctgtggatgttgcgaacatctgacatacacgttttgatgactacgtgatagttcagtaatgttaaacggtttagaattgaggtgccgaagacgattttgaaacgtcgcggaacatatgagatgttcaaagggctaaaattgggatttcaggctcgtgcccacgtcaagaggtatgagacctctgacgagtttcttaagcctgcaaactaagggagaaaagctcaatcgttgagcatgtgctcagattgtctaagtactacaatcacctgaatcgagtgggagttaatattccttaagagatagtgatggttctccaaagtcactgccaccaagctactagagcttcgtgatgaactataacatatcagggatagatatgatgatccttgatctattcgtgatgtttgacactgcgaaagtagaaatcaagaaggagcatcaattgttgatggttagtgaaaccacttgtttcgagaagggcaagggcaagaagggatacttcatgaaacggcaaaccagttgctgctctagtgaagaaacccaaagtttgaacccaaacccgagaataagtgcttctgtaatgaggggaacggtcagtgaagcagaactaccctagatactcggtagatgagaaggctggtaaggtcaacagaagtatattggatatacattatattaatgtgtactttactagtactcctagtagcaccagggtaatagataccggttcagttgctgagtgttagtaactcaaaataaaaggctacaaaataaacggagactagctgagggcgaggtgacgatatgtgttggaagtatttccaaggttgatgttatcaaacatcgcacgctccgtctaccatcaggattggtgttaaacataaataattattatttggtgtttgcattgagcatagacatgattggattatgtttatcgcaatacggttgttcatttaaggagaataatggtttatctgtttatttgaatagtaccttcaatggtcttgcacctaaaatgaatggtttattgaatcttgatcatagtgatacacatgttcatgccaaaagataatAATATAGTAATggtagtaccacctacttgtggcactgccatttgagtcatagtggtataaaacgcatgaaaaagctccatgttgatggatcttttggactcactcattttttttaaagtttgagacatgcgaaccatatctattggtatgtacgcatgaagaaactccatgcagatggatcatttggaatc is a window encoding:
- the LOC123047221 gene encoding chalcone synthase 2, whose product is MAATMTVEEVRKAQRAEGPATVLAIGTATPANCVYQADYPDYYFKITKSDHMADLKEKFKRMCDKSQIRKRYMHLTEEILQENPNMCAYMAPSLDARQDIVVVEVPKLGKAAAQKAIKEWGQPRSKITHLVFCTTSGVDMPGADYQLTKMLGLRPSVKRLMMYQQGCFAGGTVLRLAKDLAENNRGARVLVVCSEITAVTFRGPHESHLDSLVGQALFGDGAAAVIVGADPDVSVERPLFQLVSASQTILPDSEGAIDGHLREVGLTFHLLKDVPGLISKNIERALEEAFKPLGIDDWNSVFWIAHPGGPAILDMVEAKVNLNKERMRATRHVLSEYGNMSSACVLFIMDEMRKRSAEDGHATTGEGMDWGVLFGFGPGLTVETVVLHSVPITAGATA